CCTATCACCAGGACTTCCTCACCCGCCATCCAGGCAACGAGTACATCGTATTCAACGACCTGCCGAAGATCGAAGACTTGAGGAAGCTGTTTCCGGAGAGCTACCGCTCGAAGCCCGTGCTGGTGAATGCGGCGAAGGGCGGCTGAAGCTCAGCCTGGCTTCGGCGCGTCCGCCAGCGCGTCGTAGGCACCGCGGCGCGCGGCCTGGTTGCAGCGGGCACGGTGCACCAGCGCCTTCTGCGCCGCAGCGGCATTGGCGGCGTCGCCTTTCCAGGCGTCCAGCGCCGGCTGCTGGACGGCGCGCGAGTATGAAAACGCCAGCGCCCAGGGCAGCCGCGGCCCGGCTTTCGCGTTCATGGCGTTCAACCGGGCCGAAGCGAGCTGCGCCGACTGGCCGCCCGACAGGAACGCGATGCCCGGCACGGCCGCAGGCACGACACGCAGCAGGCACGACAGCGTGGCGTGGGCGACCTCGTCCACGCTCTCCTGCGTCGGGCAATCGTGCCCGGGCAGCACCATGTTCGGCTTCAGGAGCATGCCTTCGAGCAGCACACCCTGCAGACGCAGTTGGACGAACACCGCATGCAGGGTTTCTTCGGTAATTTCCGCGCAGCGCGCGAGGGAATGATCGCCCTCCATCAGCACTTCGGGCTCGACGATGGGAACGAGTCCGGCCTCCTGGCACAAGGCTGCATAGCGGGCCAGCGCGTGGGCATTGACCTCGATGCACGCACGGCTGGGCAGGCCGGCGCCGGGCGTGATGACGCCGCGCCATTTGGCGAAGCGCGCACCCATGGCGGCATATTCGGCCAGTCGCTCGCGCAGGCCGTCCAACCCTTCGGTGACCGTCTCCCCGGGATGGCCCGCCAGCGGCTTCGCGCCGGTGTCGACCTTGATGCCGGGGATGATGCCCGCGCTGGCGAGCACCGAGACAAAGGACGCGCCCGAGTTCGTTCGCTGGCGGATGGTTTCGTCGAAGAGGATCGCGCCGCTGATGCTGGCGCCCAGGCCCGGCGCGGTGACGATCAGTTCGCGCCAGTCGCGCCGTGCATCCTCGGTCTGGGGAATGCCCAGTTTCGCGAAGCGCTTGTGGCAGGTGGCGTTGCTCTCGTCCATCGCGAGCAAGCCCTTGTCGCCGGCGACCAGCGCCTGTGCGGTATCGATCAATGCCTGTGCAGTCATGGTGCTGTGACCCTCGCTTGCGAAGATCGTACGCCTCCCCCTGCGCCAAGGCTAGATCACGTTCTTCTCGATCAATGGCCGGTTCTCGAGGATCCGCGCGAAGGACACCGGCGACAGGTCGAGGCTGCGGTACCCGCCATACCGGATCAGCTCCGCCACGCCGCGCCCTGCCGCCGGGCACTGCTGGAGCCCATGCCCGGAAAAGCCGTTGGCGAAGAACAGGTTGTCGCAGTCCGGATGCAGGCCGAGGATCGCGTTGTGGTCGAACAGGTTCATCTCGTAGTAGCCGGCCCATGCGCCGGTCATGCGAACAGCCTCGAAGGCGGGCACGCGCCTGGCCAATGCGGGCCAGATGAAATCGTCGAACACGCGGTAGTCGACTTCGAGCGGCGCATCGTCGCGGTCCCGGTCCTGTGGCGGCGCAAAGCCGCAGATGAACCGACGGCCCTCGGGGCGCAGCCAGATGCCCGAGGTGTCGATCACCAACGGGCAGCCCGGCAGGGTCTCGGGGCACGAAAAACTGAACACCATGCGGCGGCGCCCGCGCACCGGCAGGTCGATGCCGGCCCAGCCCGCCACCTTTGCGGCCCAGGCGCCGGCGGCATTGACCACCACGTCGGCGGGGAGCACGCTGCCAATGTCGAGTTCGACGCCCGCCACCGCCCGGCCGCTGCGCTGCAATCCGGTGGCCTGCGCCTGCACATAGCGCGCCCCCTGCGAAATGGCTTTCTTGCGAAAGGCCTGCAACAGGCTGTAGCCGTCGTACCAGCCCTCGCCCGAAAGGCCCAGCGACGCCAGCGCGATGCCCTCGGCCGACATCCATGGAAAGCGCGCCTTCAGTTCGCCGGGCGCCATCAGGATCACGTCGACGCCGTGCGCCTTCTGCAACGCATGGTTCTCGCGCAGCACATCGACGCCCTCCGGCGGCGCCAGGTACAGATACCCGGGCTCGACCAGGCCGATGTCGGGCACGTTGTCTTCGACCCGCAGGCTTTCGCCAAGGCCGCGAAAGAACTCGAT
This genomic window from Variovorax paradoxus contains:
- a CDS encoding NAD(P)/FAD-dependent oxidoreductase, producing MRRVVIIGGGAIGSAIAYFLNRDPQEEPFDITVVERDFSYTQASSALSASSIRQQFSTAINIEMSLYGIEFFRGLGESLRVEDNVPDIGLVEPGYLYLAPPEGVDVLRENHALQKAHGVDVILMAPGELKARFPWMSAEGIALASLGLSGEGWYDGYSLLQAFRKKAISQGARYVQAQATGLQRSGRAVAGVELDIGSVLPADVVVNAAGAWAAKVAGWAGIDLPVRGRRRMVFSFSCPETLPGCPLVIDTSGIWLRPEGRRFICGFAPPQDRDRDDAPLEVDYRVFDDFIWPALARRVPAFEAVRMTGAWAGYYEMNLFDHNAILGLHPDCDNLFFANGFSGHGLQQCPAAGRGVAELIRYGGYRSLDLSPVSFARILENRPLIEKNVI
- a CDS encoding class I fructose-bisphosphate aldolase, yielding MTAQALIDTAQALVAGDKGLLAMDESNATCHKRFAKLGIPQTEDARRDWRELIVTAPGLGASISGAILFDETIRQRTNSGASFVSVLASAGIIPGIKVDTGAKPLAGHPGETVTEGLDGLRERLAEYAAMGARFAKWRGVITPGAGLPSRACIEVNAHALARYAALCQEAGLVPIVEPEVLMEGDHSLARCAEITEETLHAVFVQLRLQGVLLEGMLLKPNMVLPGHDCPTQESVDEVAHATLSCLLRVVPAAVPGIAFLSGGQSAQLASARLNAMNAKAGPRLPWALAFSYSRAVQQPALDAWKGDAANAAAAQKALVHRARCNQAARRGAYDALADAPKPG